From a single Apium graveolens cultivar Ventura chromosome 2, ASM990537v1, whole genome shotgun sequence genomic region:
- the LOC141707281 gene encoding transcription initiation factor IIA large subunit-like: MASSTATSGVYIQVIEDVINKIRDEFVSNGGPGDAVLLELQGLWEAKMMQAGSILGPIERSAAPRLAPGGPITPVHDLNVPYEGTEEYETPTADMLFPPTPMQTPMQTPLPGSGQTPLPGTVQTPGTAELYNIPTGGTPFTPGEYPSESGGGVSEIKPGRPSQFMQPPAPWLNQRPPLDVNVAYDEGREEVDRGASLEPTTQDFFTMSAGKRKRGDFPSQYNNGYIPQQDGAGDAVPDESKVATAVNLEFGRGVRLASRIPQVDGPTPDPYDDALSTPNIFNYQGVVNEDYNIVNTPAPELQAATPAPVTQNDILDDDDDDEPLNENDDDDDLDDVDQGEDLNTQHLVLAQFDKVTRTKSKWKCTLKDGIMHINNKDILFNKANGEFDF; encoded by the exons ATGGCCAGTTCGACGGCGACCAGCGGCGTTTACATCCAAGTCATCGAAGATGTCATCAACAAGATTCGCGATGAGTTTGTCTCTAACGGCGGTCCCGGCGACGCCGTTCTTCTCGAGCTTCAAGGA CTGTGGGAAGCTAAGATGATGCAAGCTGGTTCGATTTTGGGACCGATTGAGAGGTCTGCTGCCCCGAGGTTGGCACCAGGAGGTCCGATTACCCCAGTTCATGATCTTAATGTGCCTTACGAAGGGACTGAGGAGTATGAGACTCCCACTGCTGATATGCTGTTTCCTCCT ACACCAATGCAGACTCCTATGCAAACACCATTACCGGGGTCGGGTCAGACGCCTTTGCCTGGAACAGTTCAGACACCTGGAACAGCTGAGCTTTATAACATTCCGACTGGCGGTACTCCTTTTACTCCTGGGGAGTACCCTTCTGAGAGTGGGGGTGGAGTTTCTGAGATAAAACCTGGAAGACCGAGCCAATttatg CAACCACCTGCTCCTTGGCTGAACCAAAGGCCCCCGCTTGATGTTAATGTTG CTTATGATGAAGGGCGTGAAGAAGTTGACAGAGGAGCTTCACTTGAGCCAACTACACAG GACTTCTTCACAATGTCTGCTGGAAAGAGGAAAAGGGGTGATTTCCCTTCACAATATAATAATGGATATATACCTCAACAGGATGGAGCAGGAGATGCTGTACCAGATGAGTCAAAG GTGGCCACAGCTGTGAACCTAGAGTTTGGAAGAGGTGTAAGATTGGCTTCTAGGATTCCACAAGTGGATGGGCCTACTCCTGATCCATATGATGATGCACTTTCGACACCAAAT ATATTTAATTATCAAGGAGTCGTCAACGAAGACTATAATATAGTGAACACTCCAGCTCCAG AGTTACAAGCAGCAACCCCAGCCCCTGTAACCCAGAATGACATTTTAGATGACGACGATGATGATGAACCTTTGAATGAGAATGATGACGATGATGATTTGGATGATGTGGATCAAGGAGAGGACCTGAATACACAGCATTTAGTTCTGGCTCAGTTTGACAAG GTAACCCGTACCAAGAGCAAGTGGAAGTGTACTTTGAAAGATGGCATTATGCACATTAACAACAAAGACATCCTGTTTAATAAG GCAAATGGAGAGTTTGACTTCTAA